A stretch of DNA from Salmo trutta chromosome 12, fSalTru1.1, whole genome shotgun sequence:
CATTAGAGGAGTGGTTCTAGATGACCAGACTTACTGAAGGAGAGCCATCAGTTGGGGTCCCGCTGCCACTCCCTGGCCCATCAgagctctcctctccttcagCCCCACAGTCTGCAGCCAACGCCTCAATGGTGGCTGCAAGGCCAGCACTCTCATCCTGGAGGAAAAGAGCAGACATTATTACCCAGACAGGATGCAGAGCAGCTTCTTATGGGGAAGGGAACTAAAATATCCAGCCATTCAAACGTTGACACATGCAATGTGTACAATGAAACAGAATAAATCAAGTGTCCTTTATCCTTATGACTAGCATGATCAATAAGGTTATGACATTGCACAGAAACAGCTTAGCTACTATGAAATTCAGGGGGAAAATGCTTTGCTTGCTGAACACAGAGGACTGAATGGAGTCTGTAATGCATCAGTAGATCCAGCCTTGTGAGCGCTCCCTCGTCTGGCCGTACCTGGAGCTGCAGGATGACGTGCTGCAGATTCTGGATCACTTCCACATTCTCCTTTAGCTCCTGGTCCTCCAGAGTCTCCATCACCCTCTGCAGGTCCACCTTACACCTAAACGATAAGCCTTGTGTTTTAACACAAATAATTATGGTGCCAATTACCTAATCAGACAATGGGCACAGCACATGAAATTTAAATGTTTACAGCGTAGTCCTTAGAGTCTCCTATCCACAGCGACGTAGtttgtgcattcatcttaagatagctaggtgggacaaccacatatcacagtcatagtaagtaaacttttcctcaataaagtagctatcagaaaAGTCAGAGCTCGTAGGTGGGGGATCAAGTGCGAGCGTTAGTTCACAAAAAGACGTTCAGACTTACGCTGCATGCTGCCTCAACTCCTCCAGTTTGCTTTGCAGCTTCTCATTTGCTTGATCTGTCTGTGGGTGGGGTGACAAAAAGGATGGCACACGTGACGACCATGGTAATACCTCCAAATATCTTTCCAAAGATGAATAACTAAAAAGGACAATTATATGTTTATGGATGGTCAGTCAGCGTTGCTGTGTGATGTTGGCATGGCCTGCAGTATGACAGAGCCAGTCCTAGACTAGTGCAGGCCCTCATCCTCACCATGATGATCCTCTCAAgcatcagggcagtctggccagctGCCTCGCTCAGCGCACGGCTCAGCTTGTTATTCTCATCCTGTAGGGTACGGGTCCGCTCCAGCATCTTAGACACATTCTCCGCTGGCTCAGGCCTTTTCAGAGAACAAATGTTCCCAGTACGGATGTTCAGTCATCATAGGTTGACAGACTCCTTGGCTCAATAAATGGAGGACGACATATAGTCTGGTCCAGGATTATTGGCACCATTGATAAGGATGTGCAAAAAGACTATAAAATAAtcaaaatactgagctatattatatgcaaaaaaatatattaaaaaaaacaagggggaaattatattatttgatAGTAACACAATTACTCTGAAACATTtggtaaaagaaaaaaaataaccaAATATAAAAAAGGGAAGAAAACCCCCGTTTTCCTTGTTATCCTtcgtctgtgcttatggactgccatcttcaattcaaaccagTTTTTAATGGGGctcaagtccagagactgagatgaccattgcaaaatgtttattttgtggtcaattaaccatttattTGTGGAACAATGTGGTCTCTAATctcaaaaaacattttagaaaaaggctcagtgtcattatcctcccAAAGGGAGTACTGAAAACAGGGATGCCAATCATTTTCACCCCCatctttgtttgtttgtattacttgttaaacaaaatatttttctctGTGCATGCAATATAGCcctgtattgttttatttatttattttatttgctgatctttatcaagggtgcaaaTAACTTTACACCTGACTGTATCTTAGTTCgaaaaactattccaaaacaaaTAGCATAGTAATTACCCAGAAAGCACTGGTGCCACACCTCCACGTGCATGCAGAAGCATCACCTGTAACTCCTGGACCTGTGTTCAAAAGAGGAAACATTCCCATCAAAACAATGGACACTTAAAATCATGTCAACTTCGCTAACACACAAATTGTACGGTCAATCAGTAGGGTGGTCACTACCTGCTGCTTCAGACGTTTCATTTCAGCAGCTCGAGGGTCCACGTTGACGACAGGTTTGTTTTTTATCTTGCGGGCTCTGTCAGCATAACGCAACGTGTTTATCGTCTCCTCAATGTTGGAGTCTGCAGGGCTGATGCAGGCGATCATCAAGGTGTGGCTGTTACCTCCCAATGAATCTGAAGGAGAGCAGTATTTATTATGTAACCCCCACTTTAAAACATGAAGTCTTAGTATAATATATATACAACCGATTCAGTCTCTAAATCTAAGAAAAACATGCTAGATTTTAATGAATGCTTGTTGTGTTGAATGCCTTAGGGCAGGGATGGACAatggatgggggtgggggccacaaaatcTGAAATCATCATGAGCGGCCGCAGGGGCTCACAGATCTGcataaccacatccacatatgCAGTCAAAGCCGGCACTGCTTTGacgtttgcagagaacgacagggtgttgtcaatggtcacaccaaggttctttgcactctgggagttggacaaagtggagttgtcaaccgtgatgtaGGCCAGTTGCCCTTGTCTGCCTTAGGGTATATAACTTGACTGCTCCCTCAGTCATCTCTTGACTGCTCCCTCAGTCATCTCTTGACTGCTCCCTCAGTCATCTCTTGACTGCTCCCTCAGTCATCTCTTGACTGCTCCCTCAGTCATCTCTTGACTGCTCCCTCAGTCATCTCTTGACTGCTCCCTCAGTCATCTCTTGACTGCTCCTTCAGTCATCTCTTGACTGCTCCTTCAGTCATCTCTTGACTACTCTTTCAGTCATCTGACTACCACAAGGTCTTGTACCACATGACACCCTCTTTGTTATGTTAGGCTGCATTGTACTTATAAGCAAATCCTAAATTGATACTGGACCCAGAAAGATCCTATGGGCGGTAATCCTGGGATTTGGACTGCCCAAACACAGTTAGTGTCAATAACGTCTAGATCCATCCATTTGAGCGCTCACCCTGCAGCAGTCTGGTTAGTTTAGAGTCCCTGTAGGGCACAAAGCCGGTGCCTTTCTTGCTCTCGTCACCGAGGGCGCTGATCACGTTGCCCAGGGAGAGCAGGCCTCGGTTGATGCTGATGCCTGGAGCAGACAGGATGAAAGCAGAGAATCAATAAGACTCTGATACTGAACTAAATCAAACATTGAATTTGAACTGGGACTGTCATTTAAAACACGTAGATTGTGCTAATAATTGACCATAACAATACTAAAGTAAACAGATTAATACAGTCAGTGAAAGCTTGTTATATAAACGATTAGCTTCTGGTAATCAACTCACCTTCCTTCAGACGATCTCCCTCAGCTTTggtctttttctgtctctcagagCCGGCCAGATCCACCAGATGTAGTTTTGACACCACATTGTCAGATCTAAACACACATTTGGAAACAAAAAGGAAGAACGGAGGACAAATCAACTTGCAGACAAACTtaaataaagtgaattgaattaTCTATATCAAGAGATATTTGTCTATTAACAATATTTATGCTCCGCTTATCCGATACATTTAAGAACTGCAACGTTTCCTTGAAGAACATTAGAAGGTGAGATCTATGGGAGAAAGCAAGAGAAGACTGACTTGTCTGTCCCCCTGCGCTGCTCCAGGGTGATGGTGAATATTGCGTGGGAGCGAGACGAGGCAGCATTCATCGCAGTAGAGCCCACAGTGCGGGCTGAGTTCCCCAGCTCCAAGCAGCCTACCATCTCATGGGCAGACATCACCTGTCTCTCAGTCAGGCCCACAATCTAAGATGGGGAGGCAGATGGAGAATGGATTAAAACAAACGGTCCATTTAAACACATTAAGGCAACATGTTCAACGTTACAGACAGTTCACTCACCTTTATGCCCTCTTTGGGGTCCTCCCGAATGTTGATGGTTGATGGTTTATCTTTGGATGCCGATGGACAGAGCAAGTCCAGGATCTCTTCATTGTATATCTATGGCAAATAAAATGTAGACATAATGTTACAGAAAAACATGCCCAGGATACTTCCAGAACCAAAGAGATGTATTTCTTAATTAAATCAGAATACTCGCTTTTTTGGCATTTACAAATCCCTGTTTTGATTTTCTGAGAAGAGGAACGGAAAACAGATTTTGTCTGCTATTACAATCAAACTATGGCTTTGTGTTATGACaatcaaataatacaaataagAGGTTCCCACACACCTCCAGATAAGACACTATAAGAGAGCTTTCACAATCTGTATGCTTCTCCCTTTCCTGGAAGATCATTCTGACCACCCTGGGGATGACTCCAACGGTGGGCTCATTCTCCTGGGCCGAGGTGTAGGTTCCTCCCATAGAAAAGGTCTTCCCTGAACCAGTCTGTCCATATGCAAGCACAGTAGCATGATAGCCTTAAAAGATAAGTAGAAACATACAGCTTATTGATCCCATCCCATTTTGTCGGCTTACTGGTTTTATGGGTAACACTGTGTGAAAGTAAAAGGTTTGTCTTCTGTACCTTTAAAAAGACCACACAATAATGGTGAGACAGCACTGTTGAAGACCTCCTCTTGTTCAGTTGTAGGATCAAATACATAATCGTATGTGAACGCCTTTTCAGTGCCAACAACCACCTGCAAGAGAAATTAATTATATTACAaaatgattttatttatgtagcTAGGTATGAAATCGGATACATAAAACATCAGGACAAGTGCTTTGTCTTGTGGCATAGATTGCTGACCTGTGGCTCCCCTGGCACGAAAGTAAGACAGGTCTGGCAACCCTCGTTGATTTCTTTAGCAACCAAAGGTCGACACCGCAGGGCAACCCGCACAGGGATCGACTTATCATCCTCCTTTGTCATGCTTCGAAATCAGGTGATTGACAGATCCAAAACAGGAGTCTGTGAAGGTGGCCAATTCTTTAAAGCAATGTTGTCATTGGAAGATTTGCACATCGGAAATGTATTTTCTGAAAGCTATTTTAACCTCATTGTGATTCTATGCACAACCGACCAAACCCCTCTGATAATAGTACGGACTGCGGCTGTTTGTGTTAGCCAGCacacttagctagctacagtacctgtctagctaacgttaacttgaCTATATCATCGGGCTAGCTAACCCCCATTATGACTCATGCCCTACCCATCCAAATAAATTTAGTAGATAGCTAAGGAGGACGGTCACTTACCTTAGGGTCTGACAAGACGTTGGTCTTCACCCCTGCAATGAGCTGAAcagtggctagctaacgttagctaaaatgTGTGTGCCTCTAGCTTGCTAAACGTTtctaaaaaatattttttcagaCGATAGAATAAGAATTGTCAGTTCATAAATCGCATATAACCACACACCAGTTGTCGTAAGAAATCTAAACTGAACGTTTGATTATTGTTATCTCAAAAGAGAATTTCGGTCGGTGCCCGCCACTTTCAAATGTTCTGCCCCGCCTCCACTACGCGTTTTGCGTCGCAGAGTTGCTGTCATTCGCCTGTTTCTCCAGATTGTAGTCTAATCGGGTGGTTTCTCAAATTTCAAAATCATTTTGACAAATACTGTACATATAATACACTGACATTGCAAATATTAATTCAATTTTAATGAAACAATATAAAATGCAGCAATATCAAGATCTGAAAATAATATAATCGTATTTCTTAACTAATTTGAATCGGGCAAATCCGCTTCGAGCTGACTGCTCCTCTCTGGAAACAGAGGGCCGGTTGCTGAAGTCcacaaaacaaaaagggaattaCTAAAACATGAGATAAATCACAAGAGAGAACAAACACTGGATCCAACTCATGTTTAAATTTACACATGTATTGCaaacacaacaaaaaacacattCCCACCCCACCGCCCTCTCCCATGTCCACATTAGTTATTTTTCTTCTTCACAACATGGGCACAGTCATATTTCCCCCTGACCACAGTCAGCTTGACTCCTGGCAGGTCCTGTGTCCTGCCCCCCTGCACCAGCACTACGTTGTGCTCCTGGAGGTTGTGTCCCTCCCCAGGAATGAACACCACTGCCTCCTTGCCGTTACTGAGGCGGACTCTGGCACATTTACGGTTGGCCGAATTTGGCTTCTTGGGTTTCCGGATCATTGTCTTCAGGATTACTGCCTTCAGCTGGGGGCGGCCGAACATGGCACTGACGCTCGGGGGAGGGGGCGATGGCTTTCCACGGCGATGCATCTGATTCAGCGTAGCCATAGTTCTGGAGAGGACCGGTCCGGACCATTGGGAGACAGACTGAGACACTGTATTAGGGTACAAAGAGTGCATAAGAGATCTACTCCAATTTCTAATGTCGAGAGTAAAAACTGTAAACATAACTGGTGTTGGCTACAGATTTTCTAGAATCAACTCTTGTTGATTAAAAACATTGTCCCAGGGATGAGGTATCCCCACAGTCTGATAAATGGGCCTAAATAAGATGCTGAGGGTATTCTGAAGTAAGGATGGGCAATCATCTTCACAAAAGGTGCAGTGAGGGAGCAGGCTTTCACTCCAGCCAATGCAGTCCCAAACTTCATTCACCTTAACATTTAATCATCATCTGCTCTACAATAAATACTTATTTTTAGTGTAATCAACTGAGTTCATGGCTTCAAGCACACTGGCCCTAACAAGGTAAGATAACACACCCCTGCAGGTCTGAAGTCAAGTGCATGGAAAATGACTTTTACTGTCaaccgtctgtgtgtgtgagtgtgtaatatGATTATACTACTGTATTatgtgccatttagcagacgcttttaccCAAAGCAACtttacagtcatgtgtgcatacatttttttggtgtgtgtgtaatacaaaTGCAGGAAGACATTACCTTGCAGAAATGATGTCAACGCTGGTCTCAGACTCCCCAATAAAGCCATTCCTGCAAATGAGTCAAAGACAGGATTTAGGGGGAACCTGTCTGTCACACTGGTAACCTTGCAGCTAACTATACCATttactctagtctagtctagtctaaaaCCGTGTTCTATAGTATTTTCAAATCGTACCTGCTGCTTTTCAGTTCCTGTCCAGGGACAAACCACCCACGTGTGTTTTCAAAGTATATAACAACTTGTAATAGGGAAAATAATTAATGTCAGACAAAAATCATAACCACTCTCACCCGGTTGACCTCCGGAAGTATATGATATATTCTTCCGCATTGAGTGCGACAGCTTCTGTTGCAGGTTTTTGTAAGAGCACTACTGCCACCTACTGGTCGGTTACACGAAAATAACCACAAAACACCATGCACATTATGCTGGCCACGAATAAGAAGTGCTTGTGGATCTGATGTTGATCATTTTCTAAATAAGCCCAAAGGTATCCTTATGTTATAACCCTTGAAGTAGACAGGGGGGGACTGGAGCAGGAGCTGTAAGCCAAAGCAGTGTCAAATCAGAGTTGAGGTCAATTCTGTTTAAAAATCCATCCCAAATTGATTATAGTCAAATTGTCCTTGAAATATTGTTAAACTCATGACAGTAGGCTACATTATTTCATTTTCTCTAGGGACTTAAAATCATCAAGTGGCTTTTCCAATCAGGTGGTATTTTACAGGCAGGTTATGAGTCTAGAAAATATGTTAAATGAAAGATGACAGATCGTGTGTCTCacaccgaggtaaagacagtttcaggttggatattcgacagatattcgcctgtagttttccttacgtccaccaacagcagttagggaccgtcaacattGTGACAAATCAAACATTTCTAATTCCAATAGCTatttaaccattactcctaaaactttCAAAACTGGTACTAGCTAATccgatggcatagacacacattgcacacattttgtcgatttacatctcgcactatttttttattatttatttacatttttgaatttcaatagctcattgGTCATATGACCTGctggactcaaacaaggttcagaatgtccactgattACCCTTCTGTATTACACACCCTTTAGttagtccattttcatctcacaagattttacatgaatttttcaacatttagaatttcaatagctccttggtcatgtgacctagtgacttcaaacaaggttcagaatgttcactcagtgggcctacctattgcacaccctttagtttgtctattttcatctcacatgatttgacattaatttttcaaaatgtcaaatttcaatagaaatggctgaggatatactaaaaatgtctggtatgtaatgacatttaattcatagtaaatgtaaattctttatttttatgtagtTGTGTGGGACAGCCATATGTTCAGTTCATGCCTATGATTTCAGAGTTCAACAAAGCCAACAACTGCTTCATGTGACAGGTTATTTTAGATCTGGGTTGGGCAGGCAGACTGAAGTAAAGACCAACACAAAGGACCAgtttcaaaacatttatttataagGCATGGTTTTCGGTATCAGTTTCCTTCAGTTCAGTCTTACTTTAAAAACCATGCTATTTAAAACATAAACCCAAACAAAACAAAAGGGGCACAGAAAGTGGTGCAGCCCAGGAGGCAGGTGTCCATTTTCTAATTTCAAGCTCAACACAAGGATCCACCATGCTTCTGGACTGCATGCCAGTCCTGTTGGCAGTGGCCCGAGAGCACAAAAACATGAGGGAATCAAAGTCACATGATCAGATGAATTGTCCAATGGGAATGCTTGCTGAATTAACTGGGGCAATTAGTCACACCTGTGGGCTGTGAAAATACAATTAACCATCACTTAATAAACTACTAAAAACTGATAACTGCTGAACAAAAATGATGTAGTTCCAAGTTAACATATATAGTTTGATAACCGCTGAAACAGTGTACATTTCAATATTTTTACCACATAAATGTATCAATTTGACCTCAATttatgttggaaggtgaaaccaAATCATACATGGATGTTGCCGTGAATACTACATCATCATTCTCCATCAGCCAGTGTGCTTTAATAGGACAAAGTGGAAAGTCACTCTATGTTCTACCATTTGGAATTATAGTGTAGTGTACAATGCACTGCTGAAATACCTGGGTTATATATACCGGtaacaatatactgtatttcacTCATAATCTGAATTTACAGGGGTTTTTTGTATCactttggtactattttcacaagcATGTGGTttccgcctggtacggcaactccaccgCACGCAACcgcagagctctccagagggtggtgtggtctgcccaacgcatcaccgtggcacactgcctgccctccaggacacctacagcccccgatgtcacaggaaggccaaaaagatcatcaaggaaatccaacacccgagccacggcctgttcccCCCTGCTATtgtccagaaggcgaggtcagtacaggtgcatcaaagctgggaccgagagactgaaaaacagcttctatctcaaggccatcagactgttgaatagccatcactagcacattagaggctgctgccctatatacatagacttgaaattactg
This window harbors:
- the LOC115204251 gene encoding 28S ribosomal protein S12, mitochondrial — its product is MALLGSLRPALTSFLQVSQSVSQWSGPVLSRTMATLNQMHRRGKPSPPPPSVSAMFGRPQLKAVILKTMIRKPKKPNSANRKCARVRLSNGKEAVVFIPGEGHNLQEHNVVLVQGGRTQDLPGVKLTVVRGKYDCAHVVKKKNN